Genomic segment of Salvia splendens isolate huo1 chromosome 12, SspV2, whole genome shotgun sequence:
TCGCCCCGAGATGATGCTGCGGCACTCTACCGCGCTTTCAAGGGTGACAActttgtcttcttcttctttttcgtttttttttgcTTGCAGGCTGTGAGACGTGATTTCCAAATCTAAAGCATTTTTTCGGGTTTAGCTCATCGTATTGCTGTAATGTTCTAAATTTGAGTCTCGATCTGCTAGGTTATTTACTTATCATGTGAAAATTTCGTGATTTTGGTGTTTGGAGGATAATATGAGGGCCTTCTTTTATAATTTGGGCGATTTGATATTCTGCAAGTGACATGCAACCTGAACAAGGAAGGTTAATCAGCAAGCTAATTCCGACTCAATAATTGAACGCGAAAAGCTTGTAGAGAGAATGTGTCGAGAATCCAGTGAGTTATTTAGGCTTTGAGAGAACCGGATTAGTGAAATTTCGTTGGGCTCATGGCCCTCGGGATGGTTTAAAATCTTCATCGACTCGTAATTAATCAAGGATTTAGCCAATTGGATTATTAATTAGGAAACGTATCATGTACGCTTGTGAGAACGTCAACCCACACCACTACATTTTAGGTCATGAAGCTCTCAACATTAGCATGAATTCAACAATCTCAACTGCTTATTCACCTCTAGCAAACAATGTAGCCTTTGAAATTGTGTCTTTGTATCATTTTTCTATTAAGCTGGAGATTCGGTTGTATCTTGATATTTTAGAGGAGAGCATAGCTGTTTTGTACATTATATgataaagattaaaaaaaatctactaGCAAGTCTGACTGGTAGCTGCAAATTTCAGGTTTCGGTTGCGACACTGCAGCAGTTATTAATATCCTTGCTCATAGGGATGCAATGCAACGTGCTCTTATCGAGCAAGAGTACAAAACTATATATTCTGAAGAACTTACTAAACGTCTGGCTTCAGAACTTAGGGGTGATATTGAGGTACAAATGAGAGTGATCTATACTTTTTTTTCCTCCAGATATAAGCTTTAACTTATGTATAAACTTGCAGAATTGTCTTTATGAACAATTTTCATATTTATGTTGTGAAATGGTTTTCAGAGAGCAATTTTACTTTGGATGCCTGATCCAGCTGTTCGTGATGCAACAGTAGTAAGGAAAGCTTTAAGTGGTGATGTCATTGACCTGAAAGCTGCCACTGAAGTCATTTGTTCGCGTACTTCAACTCAAATACAGCATTTTAAACAAATCTACCATGCAAAGTTTCATGCTTACCTTGAGCATGATATTGAATACCAAGCATCTGGTGATCTCAAAAAGGTcgaacctctctctctctcatcaagTGCTCATATTTAAATGTCATCAAAATTCAGCTGAATAAATTGTGTTTCACCAAACACCTCTCTCTGCCTCAGTTGAGTATGCTTGCATGTTTCTGTCAGTAAACCCCCGAGTCAATATATAAATTCCGTCCAAGCACCTAAAGACTTAATGTTGTAAATGAAGATAAAGGAGGCAGGAGCAAGCATACCTTACAAGTCGGAAGTACAAGTAGAATATTCTCATCTAGAGAGTGGTCTTATATCTAATGAAGAAATTGGTGCAATTTGAAGTTGGTCTTATATCTTTTAGCCTTTGGTACTTAATTTATGCATgtatattttgatttaaatGTTAATTATTGCCATTGAGCTACAGTTCCCACAATAATTGGTATTGTTAACTATTCATTTAGTTGGCATGTACTTTTTACATACATATGCGTATAATTGTGGCAAAAAATATTACAAagatgtaaataaaatattcataatcTATGAATATATTCATGACTAGGAGTAATTCAAAGAGTTTCAACCAAAAATCCTTACTTATGTGCTTCCCTGCTCTTCTACGCAATAGTTGCTACTGGCATATGCTAGTGCTCCTCGGTATGAAGGTCCTGAGGTAGACAGGGGATTAGCAGAGCATGATGCTAAGTCTCTCTTTAAAGCTGGGGAGAAGAAGCTTGGAACTGATGAGGATACTTTCATACGCATATTTGCTGAACGGAGCCGGGCGCAATTGGCTGCTATTTCTTCTGCTTATCATAGCATGTATGGGAACTCACTTAAAAAGGTTACCTATCTCATTTAAAGGCTGTAATTCTTGCGTAGAAACTGCCTGTTGAGTAAATAAACATTTTGAATCATTCTGCAGGCCGTAAAAAGGGAAACGTCTGGGAACTTTGAGCTTGGTCTCTTGACTATATTACAGTGTGCTGAGAACCCTGGGAGGTATTTTGCAAAGGTAAACTACGCGCTGTCTCAATTGTTTTCTCTCCATGATTTGCTATATCTGTGTGTGCTAGATTTAACCATCAATGTGTAATGACGGCATGTTTCACCTCGAAATATAGATACTGCACAAGGCAATGAAGGGTATGGGAACCGACGATAAAACCCTTACCAGGGTGATTGTGACAAGAGCGGAGATTGATCTGCAGTATATAAAAGCAGAGTACCAAAAGAAATATGGTAAATCGCTCAACGATGCAGTGCAATCAGAAACATCAAGCCATTACAGAACGTTCCTTCTTGCTCTCTTGGGTGCCACGCACCGCTAGACAGACGCAAGTATGTACAGCTTATGGGTAAGGGTCTCCCTGCAAATAAATTTCCACGCGTTAGAGGATAGGCGTGTTCTGTGTATTTCCATGTCAAATTTAGCAGTGTGTGATTGCTAGATTAGTTATATCATGTCGTATTATCTCTTTAGTTCTTAGTTATGTCTTTCTAGCTGTCTTAAGCTGTATATTGGGCTATCTTTTGTTTCGTATCAACTTTCAATATTAGGCTCTAATGATGTGTGGATTTGATTTGAGCACCACCTTTCCTTCTTTGTGTAATTAGGTTAATATTGATGCATTTATCATATGTTTATAGTCAATTCCAATATGGTTAACACAAACAGAGGAGGCCAAGATAAGGAGAGTTTGGaggatgaaaattgaatatgcAAACAAAGAGTTGTGATTATGAATGGCAACAACTAACGCTTACATGCTTTAAATTAATTCTACAACACAACATTCATATACGATGATTTTCTACAGAGACCAAATCGCTTCCTGACCTAGGCTGTGAAACCCCCTCAAACATTTACATCTTTCCCTAACAAATATACATACAACCACGCGTTGCCAACGGAGTCGAGGCAAGAGTCCGTTTCAGTGAATCCACAGGCAGCAGAATGAGCAAAAATTGCTGGCAGTGGCACTGTCGGATAGATGAATCAAGAAGAGTTTACGGTTTCCTTTGGTTCGAAGAATTTCGCTACAGCCTCGTACAGACTCTTCTCCTGGAAAGGTTTCGACACATATCCATCCATGCCGATCTTCAAACATTTCTCTAGCGTGGCGTGTATGACGTCAGCTGTCATCGCCAATATTGGGATGTGCCACTCACCCTTCCTTGCCTCTCCTTCCGTGGTGCACTCCCTGTTTACGTGTGCTTTTGCTCTACTCTCCATTTCCCGAATAAGAGTGGTCGCCTGAAACCTGCAGCGTGAGGAAGCAAGAGGTTAAATATACGTTCCACACTCATAGCAAAGGAGAAACAGCGACACGCACCCGTCCATTTCAGGCATCTGAATATCCATGAAGCAGGCACTGAATTCGTGTGGTATTTGGAGCAACTTCAGAGCCTCTTGGCCACTCGAAGCGCAGTGCACTTCTGCACCAAATTTTTTTAGGGCACCGGCAGCAACTCTACGGTTCACCACGTTATCATCAACCACCAGAAACTTCTTGCCAGATAGCAAGCCAGATTTACCGATACTTTTGTTCAGCATTTCCTTCCCGTGCTGCCTTTTTTTGCTGATCCCCAATACCTGCTGCAAGCACGCAGCCACCATACTCGCTCTCAGAGGTTTCATGATGACCGTATCTTCAAATCCAGCCGCCTTTGCTTTCTCACACTCGGCAGCTGTGATGTTGGTTGCAAGAAGGACCATCTTTGGGAGTTTATACAAGTGGCCATTTTTTCTCCAGCTCGATAACTGCATCATGTCATATTCTTCACCGGGGATCCACAGATCCTTTTCAACGAGTAATACATCTCGCGGCTTTTCATCTCTGCCGCCACAAAACAAAGGAAACAGCAACTTAGATTGCTAGGCTATCCTAGTTGGAAAAGAGAGATTTACACAACCAATAAGATTTTCCGAAATGAAGGATATAATAGTGAAATTTTAGCCAAGAAATAAGAAAAGTGCTTACCTAGAAATCAGGGAGCCGTATTTTCCGAAAACTGCAACTGCCTTTGCGATGCTACCAACGGTCTGGGCCTGAATACCAATTCGCTTCAAGTGGTACTTTGTGACAGCAGCTCTAACCGGTTTGCCATCAACTATAAGTGCTTTTATCCCTTTAAACGAGTTAGGCAGATCATCGGAAAGAGATTTCTTCAGATTTACAATCAAATTATTCTCACAGCTCCGAAACTCAACAGCGAAGAAGAACGTGCTTCCTATTTGAGGACGGCTTTTGAAGTCCATTTGACCACCCATTAGCTCAACTAGGCACTTGCTAATGCTCAACCCAATACCAGTTCCTCCATAATTTCTAGAAGTTGAGCTGTCCGCCTGCATAAACGGTGTGAACATCCGCTTTTGTGCTTGTTCAGGGATACCGATCCCAGTATCTTCAACACATACCATCAAGGCAACACCACGAGAAGCATCACCATTCATCACAGTTGTCGAAGCATCACCATTCATCACAGTACTCGAAGCATCACCAGATTCATCATCTAAATGTTTATCGGTTACCCAGCTGCTGCGGTCATCGGCAGCTTGTGTACCGCTCAGTGTATTGTACTGTCGAATGCAAGATTCCATTTTGCACTCAGATTCTCCATTCGTGCATATTTCAGTCTCCGCATCCATAACTGAGTTTGCTTGTGCAGCCAAAAGGACTTGAACAAATATATGCCCTTGCTCAGTAAACTGTTCAAACAATCAAATAGAGAATATGACCATATGAGCCAAAGGGTAACTTCATCTCAACAAATatgaattttgatttatttatttttaattacaaaaaggAAGAACTTTTCAAGACTGAGAGTTCAAATTTCAAATCCACAAGGAGTGGAAATTGGAAGCTCTAAACCTGCTTGAAAATTAATATAACCTGGGGAAAAATGTGTGATCATGACACTTACTTTTACTGAGTTCCCAACAAGATTGGTGATGACCTGCCTAAATCTTCCTGGATCCCCAACAACAACTTCGGGCACTTTATCTGACACAAAAACAGCCAACTGCACTCTCCAGTTattacaaaataattttataggTAGGAATTCTAAACAAATAAGATGCTGAAGGGGGGtaaaagtaaaaaatagaaaGGCAATAAATTCGATTCTAACTGTTTCAAGACTAACCTCGACACCCTTTTGCCTTGATTTCTCAGAGAATAAGGACAAAACATCATCTAGAATTGACCTAATGTCGAACGGGACAGCCTCAAGCTCCAACCTGCGAGCTTCAATCTTTGCCCTGTCAAGCACTTCATTTATCAAGGTTATCAGTACTTCTCCACAAGCTTCAGCTGTTTGAGCAAACTCCTTTTGCGCCGAACTCAGCTCCGTGTCTAATAGCAACTGTAGCATGCCTGCAATGGCAAGAAAGCGAGTTATTTATTCCAGTTACTGGACAAAATGTGATTCATTTGTGAATCGGAAGACAACAATGTACCTAGAATCCCGTTCATGGGAGTTCTTATTTCGTGAGAAACAGTAGCCAAAAACTGCaaggacaaaaaaaaaataaaggcaATTAAGATTGAGAAGAAGCAGATGGACGTAATTGTGAACAGCAAGTACTAAATGAAAACCTGAGATTTGGCTATATCTGCAGCTTCCGCTTGAGATTTCAGAACCTGCATTTTACGAAAATCATCTTCAACTTTCACAATGTGAATAGCGGCGCTATATATCATATACGCAACTAAGATGCCAATCACGAAGACAAAGAATGATGTTGTTAGCGCAATCCATGATGTTGGAGCCTCCTGAAGGTACCTAAAGGCAGAATCCAAATAAGAAGATTGTCTCATGTTTCGTTTCTGGTTACACATTTCGGTACGTTCAACTTACTAAGAAACTATGTAAGGGTTTTGAGCACATACCCACATATCATCTCATGTCTGCGGAATGGGTCTCCGAAGTTAAGCCTGCTCACATGCTTAAGTGACATATCACTTTCTAGAGAATGATGGCCATACATGATCAAACGATCAGAAGAGTTGGTAACATCGTATACAATAACAGCAATCCCCTGGTTCCCAGAAAGTTGCCCAAGTAGATTCTCAACAAGGGACTCAACATCGAAGGCCCCACCTAGGTACCTAAATGACATTTACATACACCTGAAGGTTAGAAAATAAGCTAAGTGCCTAAGTGTAAGAAATAACTTAAGGCCAGTTAAGAAATATATGCAACACATGAAGCAAACGCCATTTGTAtgaatatttgaataaaaactGTGATATGAGGCAAGtcacatgaaaaaaaaaagaaaaaagaaagggtTGTGCTCACCCCACTGTCTTTATTCAGAGAGgagaaataaatattaaattattggtCTACAATCTCTATGAAAATGCTCACACGGACTTGAaacattaaatttataaaaattaaaagtaacataaaataaaacaaatctaGAGTCACTCTTTTATATTGGATacttgtatatatttatatggtTTTCATCTCATATTGAAACAGATAGGAATACTCACAATAATTGTGATTCCAAATTCATCATTGAAGTCAGAGTAATTACTTATTGAAgaactttagttaaaaaagATTGTGGCTTTCATTGGTACAAGAATCTGAAACTTACATTGGCATGCAAATGTTATTCATTAATTCATAAATGAAGCACTAATTTGACTATCGTACAAGTTTTAAGAATTTATCATTTG
This window contains:
- the LOC121757153 gene encoding histidine kinase 4-like isoform X2, giving the protein MGEKRQGCQMMAVRGNEAEGTERRHSALLNFCSNRGVLGISILLMLFLSKNIYDHMDDEQQKRRKEVLVGMCDQRARMLQDQFSVSVNHVHALAILVSTFHFYKNPSAIDQETFAEYTARTAFERPLLSGVAYAQRILNSEREEFERQHGWTIRTMEEEEPSPIRDEYAPVIFSQETVSYIESLDMMSGEEDRENILRARATGKAVLTSPFRLLNSHHLGVVLTFPVYNSKLPPNPTVQERIEATAGYLGGAFDVESLVENLLGQLSGNQGIAVIVYDVTNSSDRLIMYGHHSLESDMSLKHVSRLNFGDPFRRHEMICGYLQEAPTSWIALTTSFFVFVIGILVLKSQAEAADIAKSQFLATVSHEIRTPMNGILGMLQLLLDTELSSAQKEFAQTAEACGEVLITLINEVLDRAKIEARRLELEAVPFDIRSILDDVLSLFSEKSRQKGVELAVFVSDKVPEVVVGDPGRFRQVITNLVGNSVKFTEQGHIFVQVLLAAQANSVMDAETEICTNGESECKMESCIRQYNTLSGTQAADDRSSWVTDKHLDDESGDASSTVMNGDASTTVMNGDASRGVALMVCVEDTGIGIPEQAQKRMFTPFMQADSSTSRNYGGTGIGLSISKCLVELMGGQMDFKSRPQIGSTFFFAVEFRSCENNLIVNLKKSLSDDLPNSFKGIKALIVDGKPVRAAVTKYHLKRIGIQAQTVGSIAKAVAVFGKYGSLISRDEKPRDVLLVEKDLWIPGEEYDMMQLSSWRKNGHLYKLPKMVLLATNITAAECEKAKAAGFEDTVIMKPLRASMVAACLQQVLGISKKRQHGKEMLNKSIGKSGLLSGKKFLVVDDNVVNRRVAAGALKKFGAEVHCASSGQEALKLLQIPHEFSACFMDIQMPEMDGFQATTLIREMESRAKAHVNRECTTEGEARKGEWHIPILAMTADVIHATLEKCLKIGMDGYVSKPFQEKSLYEAVAKFFEPKETVNSS
- the LOC121757154 gene encoding annexin D5-like isoform X2 translates to MQRALIEQEYKTIYSEELTKRLASELRGDIERAILLWMPDPAVRDATVVRKALSGDVIDLKAATEVICSRTSTQIQHFKQIYHAKFHAYLEHDIEYQASGDLKKLLLAYASAPRYEGPEVDRGLAEHDAKSLFKAGEKKLGTDEDTFIRIFAERSRAQLAAISSAYHSMYGNSLKKAVKRETSGNFELGLLTILQCAENPGRYFAKILHKAMKGMGTDDKTLTRVIVTRAEIDLQYIKAEYQKKYGKSLNDAVQSETSSHYRTFLLALLGATHR
- the LOC121757153 gene encoding histidine kinase 4-like isoform X1 is translated as MGEKRQGCQMMAVRGNEAEGTERRHSALLNFCSNRGVLGISILLMLFLSKNIYDHMDDEQQKRRKEVLVGMCDQRARMLQDQFSVSVNHVHALAILVSTFHFYKNPSAIDQETFAEYTARTAFERPLLSGVAYAQRILNSEREEFERQHGWTIRTMEEEEPSPIRDEYAPVIFSQETVSYIESLDMMSGEEDRENILRARATGKAVLTSPFRLLNSHHLGVVLTFPVYNSKLPPNPTVQERIEATAGYLGGAFDVESLVENLLGQLSGNQGIAVIVYDVTNSSDRLIMYGHHSLESDMSLKHVSRLNFGDPFRRHEMICGYLQEAPTSWIALTTSFFVFVIGILVAYMIYSAAIHIVKVEDDFRKMQVLKSQAEAADIAKSQFLATVSHEIRTPMNGILGMLQLLLDTELSSAQKEFAQTAEACGEVLITLINEVLDRAKIEARRLELEAVPFDIRSILDDVLSLFSEKSRQKGVELAVFVSDKVPEVVVGDPGRFRQVITNLVGNSVKFTEQGHIFVQVLLAAQANSVMDAETEICTNGESECKMESCIRQYNTLSGTQAADDRSSWVTDKHLDDESGDASSTVMNGDASTTVMNGDASRGVALMVCVEDTGIGIPEQAQKRMFTPFMQADSSTSRNYGGTGIGLSISKCLVELMGGQMDFKSRPQIGSTFFFAVEFRSCENNLIVNLKKSLSDDLPNSFKGIKALIVDGKPVRAAVTKYHLKRIGIQAQTVGSIAKAVAVFGKYGSLISRDEKPRDVLLVEKDLWIPGEEYDMMQLSSWRKNGHLYKLPKMVLLATNITAAECEKAKAAGFEDTVIMKPLRASMVAACLQQVLGISKKRQHGKEMLNKSIGKSGLLSGKKFLVVDDNVVNRRVAAGALKKFGAEVHCASSGQEALKLLQIPHEFSACFMDIQMPEMDGFQATTLIREMESRAKAHVNRECTTEGEARKGEWHIPILAMTADVIHATLEKCLKIGMDGYVSKPFQEKSLYEAVAKFFEPKETVNSS
- the LOC121757154 gene encoding annexin D5-like isoform X1, coding for MATLSVPPVLTSPRDDAAALYRAFKGFGCDTAAVINILAHRDAMQRALIEQEYKTIYSEELTKRLASELRGDIERAILLWMPDPAVRDATVVRKALSGDVIDLKAATEVICSRTSTQIQHFKQIYHAKFHAYLEHDIEYQASGDLKKLLLAYASAPRYEGPEVDRGLAEHDAKSLFKAGEKKLGTDEDTFIRIFAERSRAQLAAISSAYHSMYGNSLKKAVKRETSGNFELGLLTILQCAENPGRYFAKILHKAMKGMGTDDKTLTRVIVTRAEIDLQYIKAEYQKKYGKSLNDAVQSETSSHYRTFLLALLGATHR